The stretch of DNA tgtgtttttgatttattttttgccCAATTTTAACATAAGAGGCTTGATAAGAGGCCCCGTTGGAGAAGGTCTTATCCATCCATCTCCAAGGTCGGCTGCTAATTTTTGTGGGGATCCCTTTCTAATAATagaaaatcgaattaaaaatataatattgtagAAGGAAACTATATAAAGGATGATAAAGATAAGTACGACTTCGACAAATGGAGATTTATTATTCATTCCtctctatattattttaatcatgtGCCTGTCGCTTTTACGACCAACACCCCCAAATTAATCCCCGCTACTCCATTCACGTGTCACAAATCTAACGGCTAAGATCTTGAGTCTACTCGAAGGAGTAGGGTACATACAGAACAGTCACAGGCTACTACTCTACACTCATTTCACTAACCACCAAATTCCACAATTTAtaacaaatcacaatgaaatccattttgtttcaaaataaccCCGAATCTTTATAATAAAATCGAAAATTCCGGgatgtttttgataaaataaaaaactttagggCTTTATTCATAAGATTTAAAGACAACAGGGGTTTTTGAATATGTCTCTCTGCTTCGAGATCTCTACTATGGTGTCTatctcaatctctctttgtTCAGTGAAAAGATCATAACAGCTAATTATAGAATACTTCTTCTGACGGAAAACATAAAAGAGAggatttttttcatcttcttgagTTACCGGAGAATAAAGACGGTTCCTTTTTCACTGATTTGACTTACCCGGATAAAGATGGCGGCCGTACCGGAGATAAAGATTATGAGAAGCGAGAGCTTGGGACATCGGAGTGACGTGTCGAGCCCGGAAGCTAAGCTAGGTATGCGTGTGGAAGATCTCTGGGATGAGCAAAAACCACAGCTGAGCCCTAACGAGAAGCTCAACGCCTGCTTCGAGAGTATCCCCGTCTCTGCTTTCCCTCTCTCTTCTGATTCTCAAGGTATATGAGGATTTTGATGATgtgggtttttgattttgatcatGAGCTGATCTTTAGTTGGATAAATAGTGTTAAAGTTTGAGGATTGATCATGTTCATGTATGGGGGAATATGGGATGTTGATGGTTGACTCATCTATGGAAGATTTGGAAATTGATTGCTGATTTTGATATACTTATTATTAATGAGTTTCGTGATCTCTTGATATGCCTAGTATTTGTTGGtgaatatttatttcaaatttgtGATCAGAAGTCAGAATTTGGAAACCAGTTCAATCAGTTCAATTTAAGGAATCAGGACTAGTTCTTGATTGTTCAGTTTCTAGGTCCTATTCTTGAAAAATCTTCTCATGTACCTACCAAAAGTAGATAAAGAGTTGTTGTTGTGCTAATATTTCTTTGTGGTTTCTCTCCATTTAGACATCGAGATTAAATCAGATACAAGTTTGGCTGAAGCTGTTCAGACACTATCGAAATTCAAGGTCTTGAGCGCGCCTGTTGTAGATGTTGATGCCCCTGAAGACGCCAGTTGGATTGATCGCTACATCGGTATTGTAGAGTTTCCAGGCattgttgtctggcttttgcATCAGGTAACTCTCCTTCCCTTTTCACCTTcgcctttttttttatctgaagaATATGTGAGAAGCGACCTATTATGTTCATGTCTTTGCTTTTCTTgtctacttaaaaaaaaaaaaaacagttggagCCTCCATCACCAAGGAGCCCTGCTGTTGCAGCTTCAAATGGATTTTCTCATGATTTCACCACCGATGTTCTAGATAATGAAGATTCAGCAATAACTTCTGGAAACTTCTTTGAGGTCCTTACTTCTTCAGAGCTATACAAGAATACCAAGGTGAGGCTTGTAATCTTTATCAAGGGGATAGAACCTTTTTCCCCAGATTATGGCTTCTGAAATGCATTGAATATTCTCTCTAACAGGTTCGAGATATCTCTGGAACATTCCGCTGGGCACCGTTTCTGGCTCTGCAGAAGGAGAACTCCTTTCTAACCATGCTATTGCTTCTTTCTAAATACAAAATGAAGAGCATTCCGGTGGTTGATTTAGGTGTAGCAAAGATTGAGAACATAATCACACAATCAGGAGTTATCCATATGCTGGCAGAATGTGCAGGGCTTCAC from Camelina sativa cultivar DH55 chromosome 9, Cs, whole genome shotgun sequence encodes:
- the LOC104711349 gene encoding SNF1-related protein kinase regulatory subunit gamma-1 — its product is MAAVPEIKIMRSESLGHRSDVSSPEAKLGMRVEDLWDEQKPQLSPNEKLNACFESIPVSAFPLSSDSQDIEIKSDTSLAEAVQTLSKFKVLSAPVVDVDAPEDASWIDRYIGIVEFPGIVVWLLHQLEPPSPRSPAVAASNGFSHDFTTDVLDNEDSAITSGNFFEVLTSSELYKNTKVRDISGTFRWAPFLALQKENSFLTMLLLLSKYKMKSIPVVDLGVAKIENIITQSGVIHMLAECAGLHWFEDWGIKTLSEVGLPIMSKDHIIKIYEDEPVLQAFKLMRRKRIGGIPVVERKSEKPVGNISLRDVHFLLTAPEIYHDYRSITTKNFLVAVREHLEKQGDTSAPIMSGVIACTKNHTLKELILMLDVEKIHRIYVVDDSGNLEGLITLRDIIARLVHEPSGYFGDFFDGVIPLPQNYRV